The following proteins come from a genomic window of Perognathus longimembris pacificus isolate PPM17 chromosome 12, ASM2315922v1, whole genome shotgun sequence:
- the Commd5 gene encoding COMM domain-containing protein 5 isoform X1 gives MLRDQSPSSRQLHFGLTPWADQGRDSRMSALGAAAPYLHHPADSHIGQASFLGPQLPPEVAAMTRIMEDLDRITFKRLLKLVVSSLQGEDCREAIQHLSASASFPEERLSLLLAGTYTILQQALRLPPTSLKVDIFKDQLQELGIPSDLVGDLASVVFGGQRPLLDSVAQQQGAWLPHISSFRWRVDVAISTSALARSLQPSVLIQLKLSDGSAYRLEVPTAKFQELRYSVALVLKEVVELEKKCDRKLQD, from the exons ATGCTTCGTGACCAGAGTCCCAG CTCCAGGCAGCTGCACTTTGGACTTACTCCTTGGGCTGATCAAGGAAGAGATAGCAGGATGTCTGCATTGGGGGCTGCAGCTCCATACCTGCATCATCCAGCTGACAGTCACATTGGCCAGGCCAGTTTCTTGGGGCCCCAGCTGCCTCCAGAAGTAGCAGCAATGACCCGGATCATGGAGGACCTGGACAGAATCACATTCAAAAGGTTGCTGAAGCTTGTAGTCAGCAGCCTACAGGGGGAGGACTGCCGAGAAGCCATACAGCACCTTAGTGCCAGTGCCAGCTTTCCGGAGGAACGGTTGAGTCTTCTACTTGCAGGCACATACACAATACTCCAGCAGGCCCTCCGGTTGCCCCCTACTAGCCTGAAGGTAGACATCTTCAAAGACCAGCTCCAGGAGCTTGGCATTCCCTCAGACCTGGTTGGAGACTTGGCCAGTGTGGTATTTGGGGGACAGCGGCCCCTTCTGGACTCTGTGGCCCAGCAGCAAGGGGCCTGGCTACCCCACATTTCCAGTTTCCGGTGGAGGGTAGATGTAGCAATCTCCACTAGTGCCTTGGCCCGTTCCCTACAGCCAAGTGTGCTGATACAGCTGAAGCTATCGGATGGATCCGCCTACCGCTTGGAGGTCCCCACAGCCAAGTTCCAGGAACTTCGGTATAGTGTGGCCCTGGTCCTGAAAGAAGTGGTAGAGCTGGAAAAGAAGTGTGATCGCAAACTGCAGGACTGA
- the Commd5 gene encoding COMM domain-containing protein 5 isoform X2, translated as MSALGAAAPYLHHPADSHIGQASFLGPQLPPEVAAMTRIMEDLDRITFKRLLKLVVSSLQGEDCREAIQHLSASASFPEERLSLLLAGTYTILQQALRLPPTSLKVDIFKDQLQELGIPSDLVGDLASVVFGGQRPLLDSVAQQQGAWLPHISSFRWRVDVAISTSALARSLQPSVLIQLKLSDGSAYRLEVPTAKFQELRYSVALVLKEVVELEKKCDRKLQD; from the coding sequence ATGTCTGCATTGGGGGCTGCAGCTCCATACCTGCATCATCCAGCTGACAGTCACATTGGCCAGGCCAGTTTCTTGGGGCCCCAGCTGCCTCCAGAAGTAGCAGCAATGACCCGGATCATGGAGGACCTGGACAGAATCACATTCAAAAGGTTGCTGAAGCTTGTAGTCAGCAGCCTACAGGGGGAGGACTGCCGAGAAGCCATACAGCACCTTAGTGCCAGTGCCAGCTTTCCGGAGGAACGGTTGAGTCTTCTACTTGCAGGCACATACACAATACTCCAGCAGGCCCTCCGGTTGCCCCCTACTAGCCTGAAGGTAGACATCTTCAAAGACCAGCTCCAGGAGCTTGGCATTCCCTCAGACCTGGTTGGAGACTTGGCCAGTGTGGTATTTGGGGGACAGCGGCCCCTTCTGGACTCTGTGGCCCAGCAGCAAGGGGCCTGGCTACCCCACATTTCCAGTTTCCGGTGGAGGGTAGATGTAGCAATCTCCACTAGTGCCTTGGCCCGTTCCCTACAGCCAAGTGTGCTGATACAGCTGAAGCTATCGGATGGATCCGCCTACCGCTTGGAGGTCCCCACAGCCAAGTTCCAGGAACTTCGGTATAGTGTGGCCCTGGTCCTGAAAGAAGTGGTAGAGCTGGAAAAGAAGTGTGATCGCAAACTGCAGGACTGA